AGGATCATAAGTTGGTTTGTTTCTAACAAGCTATAGAAAGTTTTAAGTTTCGCGTATACTTAACTGTGACAGCAAGGTAAGACCCTGAGCTTCTCTCCAACACTGTAGTCTTCGAGGCAGATAGCGCAAGACAGAGCTGTTGTGATGTATCCGCGCACAGAAGTGAATGTAACACTCGGCATTGCTTTTACCGTTCTACTGCTCATTCCATGGAACTGGGATGCATCAGTTATAGGTGATGTACAACGTCTACAGATGTAAATACAAGTGGTCAGAACAACAAACATGCCCAACGATACAACCAATGCTGTGGTCGCGAACAACGACAACCCGGAGTCCTCTAAACTAGGGACCAGCATGACTCTTGTTTCTGCCATGCCAGCGTATTTCTTGAGTGTTTCTCCTGCTGCTTTCGCCACAAAAACCGCTTGAATGTTTATACCATACTCGTCTCCTTCCACTGAAAAAGATCCCAAAATCAAGATTTGTGGCATCGATTCAATATTTAGATACTTTGTTTAGTACAAGATATTACTAGCTAATAAGAAGTCGCGGTCCACATCGTCATGGACAATGGCAGCTTTGAAACCGGTTTCCTGAGCGTTTCTGACTTTGTGCTCAAAACTGCAGCCTCCTTTCATGATCAACACGAAAGGGAAAGTACCGTTAGTACTCTGCTTCGGTTTATTCCTCAACTTTTGGCAAGCGTCAAGAGGATCAGCCACGTAAAGGACTCCGGTTTCTACCGTAGCCTCTTCTGATGGAGCTGGAACGCAAAACTTTTATCAGCATTAGCGAAGTTTagcaaattatatatacaacagATCACATACATGTGCGTGTGTCAGTGAGTGGTGGAAGTAAGGAAAAACTCACAGAAATCACCTTCCATGTCTTCGAAAGACTGAGTGATGTTGGAATTCATCAAAACGACTGTGCCTGCATCTACCCATGAAACAATGAAAATGTGTAATATCAGGAGCACCAGAGCAACAAGATTCATCGTCTGCTTCCCTTGCACAACTCGGTTTGAGGGGCTAATGGATTGAATGCTTTACTTTTGGTTATGAAATATAATCATAACTTATGTTCTTCTCAAAATTAAATAGTTATTTAGTGGTTTTTAATATATGCTAAAATTTGGTAGTATTCAATTATTGACTTTTAAAACTTGTGGATTGTTAAGTAAACATAACTAAATTTTTATACTTAAGAAccactttttaataaatatattttgtttttaatatctgAACATTCATATTTGAATTTTAGGTATTCTATAGGAGACAATTTAGCTAGATTTGAGAATTAACTAAAAGTATGTAATCAATCCAACTTTCACATTTGACACTCAAAAAAAAGTCCAGCTCTCATTTAtatcaaaaatctaaataatgactagttttttttctctgtcatcaacatatataatACACCCAGACCCGGCCCAATAATAAAGGATTCCAGTTATTGGGCCTGATCCATTTTCGAAAAATTTCGTTGGGCATACGTCATTtgataaagttttatttattgtcTCCTCTCGAGTCGTTTTCCAATCTCCATCAATTAATGTATTACATAGCAATTTGCACCCTGTGCTTCTTTCTCTATATTTtagtggaaaaaaaaactgaataaagTTTGTGAAACAATAGATTTACAGCTGAATGTTTCTCtgtattattaatcataaaGTGTTTCctttatatagggaattacaagatagataaaagaaaagattacagatcataaacataaacgaaaAGGGAAATCCTAATCAtacaatgaaaataaaattgagTTTCCTTTTCTCATAAACCATgtagccgtctctctctctctaagtctcGCGGCCGTCGCCTCTTtctctagggttgggccgtctctctctctaagtgtatgaacatccatcaattgatttataacacttccccttggatgccataaccatacagagattgtaatacgcttaatgttgcctcattaaaaccttatcaggaaaacccagtgggacaaaaccatgatgaagaaaaaagattacaacacgtactactccccctgatgtgaacctcagtggaggtctttcagcctacgcatcccaatctgatgtgtgagcttcctgaacgtgcaggtcGGAAGTGCCTTAGTGAATAAATCGGCCGAGTTATCACTTGACCGTACTTGAGTTATCACTTGACCGTACTTGGATCACTTTGACCTCTCCGGTCTTTTGCAAATCGTGgataaagaagaacttaggcaaaaTATGCTTTGTCCTGTCCCCTTTGATATAACCAtctttgagctgagcaatgcaagcCGCATTGTCCTCGAAGATAACAGTCGGCTCTTTGCACTCGACCATCCCACAATCTGATCTGATatgttgggtcatcgacctcaaccaaacgacctcgcggctggcctcatgaacGGCTAGTATTTCCGAATGATTGGATGATGTGGCCGCGATGAtctgtttcatggaacgccatgatatggtcGTACCTacatgtgtaaagacatatcatgtctgtgatcgagtctgatgtggatctgatagataaccagcatcagcaaaaccaactaaaccatctttgttatggttagtataatatagacccaagtctttcgttccttgcaggtaacgaagaacatgttttatcccgttccagtgcctcTGGGTCGGACATgagctaaacctagatagtaCGTTCACGGTAAAgcttatatcaggccgtgtgtgagttgccaagtacattaaagctcctatggcactgagatatggcatttcgggaccaaggacatcctcatcgtccatcttgggacggaagggatcagtgtccaggccgagtgatctcacgaccatgggactggtcagtggatggcaatcggccatattaaacctcttgagtaccttttcagtgtatgccatctgatgcacaaggatcccatcatttatgtactcaagttgtaatcccaaacaaaattttgttttcccgagatctttcatctcaaattctttcttaaagtattcaaccgtttgggaaatctctccagaggttccaaGGATgttcagatcatcaacatatactgTTATGATCACGAACCCTTGATTTTCGAATTTCTTAATGAAAATACTTGGACTGATAGGGTCATTTCTATATCCCTCTTTTACTAGGTACTCACtgagtctattgtaccacatccgTCCggattgtttcagtccataaagagatttattcaacttaatacaatgttgttctcgagaactctctttgtttttcaattctaTACCTTCTGGGACTTTCATATAGATTTCATTATCTAGTGAACCATATaggtatgcggttacaacatccattaaccgtaAATCTAGACCTTCTCTCACggccagacttattaaaaatctgaaggtcgtagcatccaccacaggggagtatgtctcctcatagtctattactggtctctgtgagaatccttgtgcaaaaAGTCGGGCTTTATACCTCACGACTTCAccattctcatttcttttcctcacaaagacccatttgtatccaacTGGTTTGATATCATGAGGTGTCCGGATTATTTGGCCAAATACACCTCTTTTTCTCAGTGATTCTAATTCCACTTTTATGACTtctttccattcaatccaatctggtcgttgcatgcattcatatatagacgtgggttcatgatcctcattatccataagttcaagtgctacttcataagcaaataaatcatcaatgtcgacatgttttctgtttcattgttttccagacaagacatagtttattgagatctcattattatctgGACCATCAGTACCATGAAGCAAGGCGTCCCAAGCAACATTATTTGGCACATCAGGGCCGGCCACATAAGTGGCATCAGGTCCGGCCATGTCTAAAGCCGTAGGGTTGGACGCGGCCACATCACGGGCTGGATCGGCCGCGGCCATGTCTGGTGTCTTATGAACCTCGGTTTCATTttctgcacctttctttgttttccgagggttcttatctttggaacctattggtctaccacgttttacacgttgtctagactctgtagtaACATGATTGTGTccttcttgaacatcaattcttattggtgcattagtAACTGGTATGTATGACTTAGTCAcacttttcgggtcagcaaaggaatctggcaattgattagctagcttttgtgaatgaattatcttttgaaCTTCTAGATCACATTCTTGAgttcgaggatcttgccaagatatggatgtttgattccatgagatttcttttaccattttactactatctccccctaatgttggaagtTCGGAttcattgaaatgacaatccgcgtatctggccttaaacaaatcacccgtagttggctcaagatacaTTAAAATCATGGGGGAATCAAATCCAACGTATATCCCCATcttcctttgaggtcccatctttgttctctgtggtggagctaTTGGAACACAAACGGCACAACCGAATGTCCTAAGATGggatacgtctggctcatgacccgtaagtaattgtaatggggaatacttatgttcaattgatggcctgatgcgtatgagCTCAGCTGTGTGAAGGACCGCATGTCCCCACGCTGAGACCGGAAGTctcgacctcatgagtaatggtcgagctATGAGCTGTATGtgttttataaatgattcggccaagccgttttgtgtatgtacatgtgccacggagtgttccacacttacccccatggacatacaataatcattaaatgcTTGGgaagtgaactcaccagcattatcaagacgtataatctttaaaggaaaatctggaaaatgagcTCGTAATCGAATTATCTGAGCAAGCAACCTGGCAAATGCCAAGTTTCTGGTCGACAGGAGACAAACATGCGAACATCTAGTGGACGCATCTATGAGGACCATGaaatatcgaaatgtcccacaaggtAGGTGAATTGGACCACAGATGTCTCCTTgaattctttccagaaagtttataaTCTCCTTAGTGACTttgactggtgatggcctaacgATTATTTTCCCTTGGGAACAAGCAACACAAGATAGGTGCTTAGGGATAATTCGTTTCTCTTTAAGAGGATGGCCGTTTGAGTTCAGGATCAATTTATGTATCATGGTCgaaccgggatggccaagccggtcgtgccataaagtgaagTTGTCGATTGCCTCTTTGTTAAAAGTGgcattggcctcgatcatactgacttTAGCATGGTAAAGACCAGTAGATAGTGCGGGAATGGATTCTAAAACTTTCATATTGCCATGGACGATTTCAAAGATTTGAAGggattctttgtttccttcgcccgtggtttcaatatgaaagccatttattcgaatgtctttaaagcttaGTAAACTTCTCTTAGATTTGGGTGAATACAAGGCAAATAacaaatgtcgaaatcaatcttcagtctttaagacaatatgaagtttcataatccataagatcgtccttcTCATGATTGAAGTCAAGTTCAtcatcttgataagtcatatggTCTcatgattcttccctttcaaactctcttgatagagatcaactagatgcttgggagtcctacaagtcttagcccaatgattactCATTCCACACCTATGACACACAGATTAGTCGAGTGTTGAGGTTTGAAAGAAGATCCACGGCCGCGACCATGGCCTCTTCCAAATGAGCCACGATCACGTCCATGATCTCGTCCATTCTGATTCCCTCGTCTGCGGCCAAAGGAACTTCAGCCACGGTCACGTCCGTTTCTACTtcctcgaccacggccatgaTAGTCGTTTCTTTGGACATGGTGGGGATCTTTATTGTCCTCATTGGTGTGTGCTTCAGGTGGTGCTGCTGAGCCAAcaggtctcatctcactgtttctcATTAATAATTCATTATTCTGCTCAGcaagcaagagacaagaaataagatcaGCATAGGTCTTAAAACCtttctcacggtactgttgttgtaacagtacattgcttgtgtggaaagtggaaaaggttttctcaagcatatcctcatccgtaatactttcaccacaaAGTATTGGCCGGGTTGtactcgtccacggacttatagtcttgAATTCTTAGATCTCTCCAATCAGACCGAGCCTTAGGTCagatcaccgttctctggtgatcatatctcgatttcaattcgttccaaagatctagtggattctcaatggttagatattgatccttgagactctcagctagatgatgacgaatgatcaagatggctctgtaacgATCCTTCTCATTAGGATTACTgttctcggtgatacattcactgagacccttggatttcaggatgatcttagcatcgagcGCCCACTGAAGGTAATTGTCTCCAGATAGATTAAGGGCAGCGaaatc
This region of Brassica napus cultivar Da-Ae chromosome C5, Da-Ae, whole genome shotgun sequence genomic DNA includes:
- the LOC106398706 gene encoding receptor homology region, transmembrane domain- and RING domain-containing protein 3, whose product is MNLVALVLLILHIFIVSWVDAGTVVLMNSNITQSFEDMEGDFSPSEEATVETGVLYVADPLDACQKLRNKPKQSTNGTFPFVLIMKGGCSFEHKVRNAQETGFKAAIVHDDVDRDFLLAMEGDEYGINIQAVFVAKAAGETLKKYAGMAETRVMLVPSLEDSGLSLFATTALVVSLGMFVVLTTCIYICRRCTSPITDASQFHGMSSRTVKAMPSVTFTSVRGYITTALSCAICLEDYSVGEKLRVLPCCHKFHATCVDVWLTSWRTFCPVCKQDARISTDEPSASESTPLLAGSSLVHIDPPVGSSLLPTSSSYSQLSFRSSSAHVSHISADFRQQAASPLRSSTQRSYITCIGSLDSPFYSNIASLNEMMLPYQTSPRNASPGFVQSTSHQFNSSLSRASEGSSSHFASAHSLEEC